A single window of Salvia splendens isolate huo1 chromosome 6, SspV2, whole genome shotgun sequence DNA harbors:
- the LOC121807680 gene encoding probable serine/threonine protein kinase IREH1 isoform X1, translated as MVFKGRFFSSKKSDTSSPDGSSNSPRSFGSNSNSPIRSDKKKSKDSSPASSAASTPKSAAKSLLKKKAPLKGKESPNPSKATSSFSASPSQLRKLEEAGPASLSVSPIVASSLGLNKIKTRSGPLPQESFFNFGSREKGVSLGASNLSRPLGIGGNDGGRKKDKSFLENADNGSNSDTMSTESGASRDQSPHVLQVQERSRLQNAESSSGATGQFGSSWDESGALRNSDACTPEMKTYDCDNPKESESPRFQAILRVTSVPRKRFPGDIKSFSHELNSKGVRPYPFWKPRRLNNLEEVLAMIRTKFDKAKEEVDADLHIFAADLVGILEKNAETHPDWQETIEDLLVLARTCAMSSSGEFWLQCEGIVQELDDSRQELPMGMLKQLHTRILFILTRCTRLLQFHKESGLAEDEHVFPIRQSLQTADKQVPQGPEKEEMHPIDLKVSKPTSTRKFYSQEQSEWKKDHAVPVNLQPLLAEATKNLDSAASRNRMASWKKFPSPSGKSPKQAASVKEESSDSIMQASKTLGSRGISDAELATDKVPELPSSKDAHATSINPKHQQKPSWGYWGDQPSVSDESSIICRICEEEVPTLHVEDHSRICAIADRCDQKGLRVNERLTRIAETLEKLMESFSTKDMQHGAVSPDGAKVSNSSVTEESELLSPKYSDWSRRGSEDMLDCFAEPDNSTTDDMKTSMSCKTRFGPKSDQGMTTSSAGSMTPRSPLMTPRTSPIDLLLSGKGAFSEHGDLPQMNELADITKCVANTPLDDDRSLQYLLSCLEDLKVVTERRKFDSLTVETFGARIEKLIREKYLQLCELVDDDKVDITSTVIDEDAPLEDDVLRSLRSSPVHSSKDRTSIDDFEIIKPISRGAFGRVFLAKKRTTGDLFAIKVLKKADMIRKNAVESILAERDILISVRNPFVVRFFYSFTCRDNLYLVMEYLNGGDLYSMLRNLGCLDEDVARIYIAEVVLALEYLHSLRVVHRDLKPDNLLIAHDGHIKLTDFGLSKVGLINSTATDDLSGPAVSGTSLMDEDEPPLSASEHQQKRRKKRSAVGTPDYLAPEILLGTGHGFTADWWSVGVILFELIVGIPPFNAEHPQKIFDNILNRKIPWPEVPDEMSYEAFDLIDRLLTEDPNQRLGAVGASEVKEHPFFRDINWDTLARQKAAFVPASDGAMDTSYFTSRYSWNTTDEHVYAGSDFEDSSDNGSLSGSSSCLSNRREEVQGDECGGLAEFDLSNDINYSFSNFSFKNLSQLASINYDLLTKGWKDDPPTNSST; from the exons TTCGGCTCCAACTCCAATTCGCCTATCCGATCCGATAAGAAGAAGTCCAAAGACAGCTCTCCTGCGTCCTCCGCCGCCAGCACGCCTAAAAGCGCAGCCAAAAGCCTTCTGAAGAAGAAGGCCCCGTTGAAGGGGAAAGAATCGCCCAATCCTAGCAAGGCCACATCGAGCTTCTCAGCGTCTCCGTCGCAGCTGAGGAAATTGGAGGAGGCGGGACCGGCCTCGTTGTCTGTGTCCCCAATTGTGGCTTCGTCGCTGGGGCTCAACAAGATAAAGACGCGATCAGGGCCGCTGCCGCAGGAGAGTTTCTTCAACTTCGGGAGCAGGGAGAAGGGCGTTTCTTTGGGTGCTAGTAACTTATCGCGGCCGTTGGGCATTGGTGGCAATGATGGCGGAAGGAAGAAGGACAAATCGTTTCTTGAGAATGCGGATAATGGGAGTAATTCGGACACCATGTCCACGGAGAGTGGGGCAtctagggatcagagccctcATGTGCTCCAGGTGCAGGAACGATCGCGCCTCCAGAATGCTGAATCTTCATCCGGAGCTACCG GCCAATTTGGCTCATCATGGGATGAATCTGGAGCTCTCAGGAATTCAGATGCATGTACTCCTGAGATGAAG ACATATGATTGTGATAATCCAAAAGAGTCTGAGTCACCACGTTTTCAAGCCATACTCCGTGTTACAAGTGTTCCTAGGAAGAGGTTTCCTGGTGATATCAAGAGTTTCTCTCATGAGTTGAATTCTAAAGGTGTACGTCCTTACCCATTTTGGAAGCCTCGAAGATTAAATAATTTGGAG GAGGTTTTGGCTATGATAAGAACTAAGTTTGACAAAGCAAAGGAAGAAGTGGATGCCGATCTGCATATTTTTGCAGCAGATTTGGTAGGAATTCTTGAAAAGAATGCCGAAACTCATCCGGATTGGCAGGAGACTATAGAGGACTTGCTGGTTCTGGCTCGGACTTGTGCTATGAGTTCTTCTGGTGAATTTTGGCTACAATGTGAAGGAATAGTGCAAGAATTGGATGACAGTCGTCAGGAACTTCCCATGGGCATGTTAAAGCAACTTCATACCCGAATCCTTTTTATTCTCACCAGATGCACTAGATTGTTGCAATTTCACAAAGAAAGTGGGTTGGCTGAGGATGAGCATGTATTCCCTATTCGTCAATCGCTACAGACAGCAGATAAACAAGTTCCTCAAGGTCCAGAGAAAGAAGAAATGCATCCAATAGATTTAAAAGTTAGTAAGCCTACATCTACAAGGAAGTTTTACAGTCAAGAGCAATCAGAATGGAAGAAAGACCATGCTGTACCAGTAAATTTACAACCTTTGCTTGCTGAAGCCACAAAGAACCTGGACTCTGCTGCCAGTAGAAACAGGATGGCATCTTGGAAGAAATTTCCTTCTCCTTCTGGGAAAAGCCCAAAACAAGCTGCCTCTGTAAAGGAGGAGAGTAGTGACAGTATCATGCAAGCTTCAAAAACACTAGGTAGTAGAGGAATCAGTGATGCTGAGCTAGCTACTGACAAGGTGCCCGAGCTTCCCTCTTCTAAAGATGCACATGCCACATCCATAAATCCTAAGCACCAACAAAAACCCTCCTGGGGGTATTGGGGAGATCAGCCAAGTGTATCTGATGAAAGTTCAATAATATGTCGCATTTGTGAGGAGGAGGTTCCTACTTTGCATGTTGAAGACCACTCTAGAATATGTGCCATTGCCGATCGATGTGATCAAAAGGGTCTAAGAGTCAATGAGCGCCTCACTAGAATTGCTGAAACTCTTGAGAAACTGATGGAATCTTTTTCAACAAAGGACATGCAACATGGTGCTGTAAGCCCAGATGGTGCTAAAGTATCTAACTCAAGTGTGACTGAAGAGTCCGAGCTTCTTTCTCCAAAATATAGTGACTGGTCCCGCAGGGGCTCTGAAGATATGCTAGACTGTTTTGCTGAACCCGATAATAGTACCACGGATGATATGAAAACTTCCATGTCATGTAAAACTCGATTTGGTCCAAAGTCTGATCAAGGAATGACAACATCATCAGCAGGCAGCATGACTCCTAGGTCACCATTAATGACACCACGCACGAGCCCAATAGACTTGCTATTGTCTGGAAAAGGTGCTTTCTCTGAACATGGTGATCTTCCTCAG ATGAATGAACTCGCTGATATCACTAAATGTGTAGCAAACACCCCTTTGGATGATGATCGCTCTTTGCAGTACCTGCTTTCTTGTCTTGAAGACTTGAAAGTTGTCACGGAACGTAGGAAGTTTGACTCCCTAACGGTAGAGACCTTTGGAGCTCGTATTGAGAAATTAATCAG GGAGAAGTATCTACAACTATGTGAACTAGTCGATGATGATAAAGTTGATATAACAAGCACTGTGATTGATGAAGATGCTCCGCTGGAAGATGATGTTTTGCGTAGTCTACGAAGTAGCCCAGTTCATTCTTCCAAAGACCGTACCTCGATAGATGACTTTGAGATCATAAAACCAATCAGTCGTGGTGCATTTGGTCGGGTGTTCCTGGCAAAAAAGAGAACAACAGGAGATCTATTTGCAATAAAG GTTCTTAAAAAAGCAGATATGATTCGCAAGAATGCAGTGGAGAGTATTTTAGCAGAACGTGATATATTGATATCTGTTCGCAATCCTTTTGTG GTCCGCTTCTTCTATTCATTCACTTGTCGTGATAATCTGTATCTGGTAATGGAGTACTTGAATGGGGGAGATCTTTATTCCATGTTGAGAAATCTAGGTTGCTTGGATGAAGATGTTGCTCGCATATATATTGCTGAAGTT GTGCTTGCTTTGGAGTATCTGCATTCTCTACGCGTGGTTCACCGTGATCTGAAACCAGATAATTTGTTAATTGCACATGATGGCCATATAAAG TTAACAGACTTTGGACTATCAAAAGTGGGTCTTATCAACAGCACTGCCACTGATGATTTGTCGGGTCCGGCCGTCAGTGGAACATCTTTAATGGATGAAGACGAACCACCATTATCTGCTTCGGAGCATCAACAAAAAAGGCGTAAAAAGCGGTCTGCTGTGGGTACCCCAGATTACTTAGCACCTGAGATTCTTCTTGGAACTGGGCATG GATTTACTGCTGATTGGTGGTCTGTGGGAGTTATATTATTCGAGTTGATTGTTGGCATCCCTCCTTTCAATGCTGAGCACCCTCAG AAAATATTTGACAACATTCTGAATCGGAAGATCCCTTGGCCTGAGGTGCCTGATGAAATGAGCTACGAGGCATTTGATTTGATCGATAG GTTATTAACTGAAGATCCTAATCAAAGACTTGGAGCTGTAGGAGCTTCAGAG GTCAAGGAGCATCCATTTTTCAGAGATATTAACTGGGATACACTTGCTAGGCAAAAG GCTGCTTTTGTTCCTGCATCAGATGGTGCAATGGATACTAGTTACTTTACTAGTCGCTACTCCTGGAATACTACAGACGAACATGTTTATGCAGGTAGTGATTTTGAGGATTCCAGTGACAATGGAAGCTTAAGTGGTAGCAGCAGTTGCCTAAGCAATAGGCGCGAAGAAGTG CAGGGGGATGAATGTGGGGGACTTGCTGAATTTGACTTGAGCAATGATATCAATTACTCATTCAGCAATTTCTCATTTAAG AATCTTTCCCAGCTCGCATCCATCAACTACGACTTGCTCACCAAAGGTTGGAAAGATGATCCACCTACGAATTCCAGTACGTAA
- the LOC121810071 gene encoding nudix hydrolase 18, mitochondrial-like, with protein MQIMKLVALPSRTGRHLQRYNKGFRQVVGCVPYRIRDTTKTQLVDDITLDDLEILLISSQKSTRLMFPKGGWELDEDIELAASRETLEEAGVVGLLGEKLGEWIFKSKSQEKFHEGSMFPLYVTEELEIWPEKNLRHRVWMTVNEARQACAAVWMKEALEEFVCQFTCRSRKVEVNQDPLTSCLLALYGSEDLSFTAQTADKEVDRYLIS; from the exons ATGCAAATCATGAAGCTAGTTGCTTTGCCGTCTCGCACTGGGAGGCATCTGCAGCGCTATAATAAGGGATTTCGTCAGGTTGTTGG ATGTGTTCCATATAGAATCAGAGACACCACAAAAACTCAGCTGGTCGATGATATCACACTTGATGACTTGGAGATTCTTTTGATCAGCTCTCAAAAGAGTACAAGACTTATGTTCCCTAAG GGTGGATGGGAACTCGATGAAGATATCGAATTGGCAGCTTCACGAGAGACCTTAGAGGAAGCCGGTGTAGTTGGCCTTCTAGGG GAAAAATTGGGTGAATGGATTTTCAAAAGCAAAAGCCAAGAGAAGTTTCATGAGGGATCCATGTTCCCATTGTATGTTACCGAGGAATTGGAAATATGGCCAGAGAAAAACCTTCGTCATCGTGTTTGG ATGACTGTTAATGAAGCTCGGCAAGCTTGTGCAGCTGTGTGGATGAAAGAAGCTTTGGAGGAATTCGTTTGCCAGTTCACATGCCGATCAAGAAAAGTAGAGGTCAACCAAGACCCTCTCACATCTTGTTTATTAGCATTGTATGGCAGCGAGGATTTAAGCTTCACAGCGCAAACTGCTGACAAGGAAGTTGATCGCTACTTGATAAGTTGA
- the LOC121809870 gene encoding glutamine synthetase-like, producing the protein MALLNDLINLDLSNVTEKIIAEYIWIGGSGLDLRSKARTLAGPVSDPSELPKWNYDGSSTGQAPGEDSEVIIYPQAIFRDPFRRGNHILVMCDAYTPAGEPIPTNNRHNAAKIFSQPQVAGEVPWYGIEQEYTLLQKEVKWPEGWPVGGFPGPQGPYYCGIGADKAFGRDIVDSHYKACLYAGINISGINAEVMPGQWEFQVGPSVGISAADQLWMARYILERITETAGVVLSFDPKPIPGDWNGAGAHTNYSTKSMREEGGYEVIKKAIEKLGLKHKEHIAAYGEGNERRLTGRHETADINTFLWGVANRGASIRVGRDTEKAGKGYFEDRRPASNMDPYVVTSMIAETTLL; encoded by the exons ATGGCTCTGCTCAACGATCTCATCAACTTGGATCTCTCCAACGTTACCGAGAAAATCATAGCGGAGTATATATG GATTGGAGGAAGTGGTCTAGATCTCCGAAGCAAGGCCAGG ACGCTCGCCGGCCCTGTTAGTGATCCATCGGAGCTGCCAAAATGGAATTATGACGGCTCCAGCACCGGCCAAGCGCCCGGTGAAGACTCTGAAGTCATCATCTA TCCTCAGGCAATTTTCCGTGATCCTTTCAGGAGAGGAAACCACATTCTG GTGATGTGTGATGCATACACACCAGCAGGGGAGCCTATTCCAACCAACAACAGGCATAATGCTGCTAAAATATTTAGCCAGCCTCAGGTTGCTGGTGAGGTGCCCTGGTATGGCATAGAGCAAGAATACACTTTACTGCAGAAGGAGGTGAAGTGGCCGGAGGGGTGGCCGGTTGGCGGCTTCCCGGGGCCTCAGGGGCCATACTACTGCGGGATTGGTGCCGATAAGGCTTTCGGACGCGACATTGTAGATTCTCACTACAAAGCATGTCTGTACGCCGGAATCAACATCAGCGGCATTAATGCCGAAGTCATGCCTGGCCAG TGGGAATTTCAAGTTGGACCTTCTGTCGGCATCTCTGCAGCTGATCAACTTTGGATGGCTCGTTACATCCTTGAG AGGATTACAGAGACGGCCGGGGTTGTTCTTTCCTTCGATCCTAAGCCTATTCCG GGGGATTGGAATGGTGCAGGTGCTCATACAAATTACAG CACAAAATCGATGAGAGAAGAGGGCGGATACGAAGTGATAAAGAAGGCGATCGAGAAGCTGGGACTGAAGCATAAGGAACATATCGCTGCCTACGGTGAGGGTAATGAGCGTCGTCTCACCGGGAGGCACGAGACCGCCGACATCAACACTTTCTTATGG GGCGTGGCAAACCGGGGGGCCTCGATTAGGGTGGGCCGGGATACGGAGAAGGCGGGCAAGGGCTATTTCGAGGATCGAAGGCCGGCGTCCAATATGGATCCCTATGTTGTCACCTCTATGATTGCTGAGACAACCCTCCTTTGA
- the LOC121807680 gene encoding probable serine/threonine protein kinase IREH1 isoform X2 codes for MVFKGRFFSSKKSDTSSPDGSSNSPRSFGSNSNSPIRSDKKKSKDSSPASSAASTPKSAAKSLLKKKAPLKGKESPNPSKATSSFSASPSQLRKLEEAGPASLSVSPIVASSLGLNKIKTRSGPLPQESFFNFGSREKGVSLGASNLSRPLGIGGNDGGRKKDKSFLENADNGSNSDTMSTESGASRDQSPHVLQVQERSRLQNAESSSGATGQFGSSWDESGALRNSDACTPEMKTYDCDNPKESESPRFQAILRVTSVPRKRFPGDIKSFSHELNSKGVRPYPFWKPRRLNNLEEVLAMIRTKFDKAKEEVDADLHIFAADLVGILEKNAETHPDWQETIEDLLVLARTCAMSSSGEFWLQCEGIVQELDDSRQELPMGMLKQLHTRILFILTRCTRLLQFHKESGLAEDEHVFPIRQSLQTADKQVPQGPEKEEMHPIDLKVSKPTSTRKFYSQEQSEWKKDHAVPVNLQPLLAEATKNLDSAASRNRMASWKKFPSPSGKSPKQAASVKEESSDSIMQASKTLGSRGISDAELATDKVPELPSSKDAHATSINPKHQQKPSWGYWGDQPSVSDESSIICRICEEEVPTLHVEDHSRICAIADRCDQKGLRVNERLTRIAETLEKLMESFSTKDMQHGAVSPDGAKVSNSSVTEESELLSPKYSDWSRRGSEDMLDCFAEPDNSTTDDMKTSMSCKTRFGPKSDQGMTTSSAGSMTPRSPLMTPRTSPIDLLLSGKGAFSEHGDLPQMNELADITKCVANTPLDDDRSLQYLLSCLEDLKVVTERRKFDSLTVETFGARIEKLIREKYLQLCELVDDDKVDITSTVIDEDAPLEDDVLRSLRSSPVHSSKDRTSIDDFEIIKPISRGAFGRVFLAKKRTTGDLFAIKVLKKADMIRKNAVESILAERDILISVRNPFVVRFFYSFTCRDNLYLVMEYLNGGDLYSMLRNLGCLDEDVARIYIAEVVLALEYLHSLRVVHRDLKPDNLLIAHDGHIKLTDFGLSKVGLINSTATDDLSGPAVSGTSLMDEDEPPLSASEHQQKRRKKRSAVGTPDYLAPEILLGTGHGFTADWWSVGVILFELIVGIPPFNAEHPQKIFDNILNRKIPWPEVPDEMSYEAFDLIDRLLTEDPNQRLGAVGASEVKEHPFFRDINWDTLARQKAAFVPASDGAMDTSYFTSRYSWNTTDEHVYAGSDFEDSSDNGSLSGSSSCLSNRREEVGDECGGLAEFDLSNDINYSFSNFSFKNLSQLASINYDLLTKGWKDDPPTNSST; via the exons TTCGGCTCCAACTCCAATTCGCCTATCCGATCCGATAAGAAGAAGTCCAAAGACAGCTCTCCTGCGTCCTCCGCCGCCAGCACGCCTAAAAGCGCAGCCAAAAGCCTTCTGAAGAAGAAGGCCCCGTTGAAGGGGAAAGAATCGCCCAATCCTAGCAAGGCCACATCGAGCTTCTCAGCGTCTCCGTCGCAGCTGAGGAAATTGGAGGAGGCGGGACCGGCCTCGTTGTCTGTGTCCCCAATTGTGGCTTCGTCGCTGGGGCTCAACAAGATAAAGACGCGATCAGGGCCGCTGCCGCAGGAGAGTTTCTTCAACTTCGGGAGCAGGGAGAAGGGCGTTTCTTTGGGTGCTAGTAACTTATCGCGGCCGTTGGGCATTGGTGGCAATGATGGCGGAAGGAAGAAGGACAAATCGTTTCTTGAGAATGCGGATAATGGGAGTAATTCGGACACCATGTCCACGGAGAGTGGGGCAtctagggatcagagccctcATGTGCTCCAGGTGCAGGAACGATCGCGCCTCCAGAATGCTGAATCTTCATCCGGAGCTACCG GCCAATTTGGCTCATCATGGGATGAATCTGGAGCTCTCAGGAATTCAGATGCATGTACTCCTGAGATGAAG ACATATGATTGTGATAATCCAAAAGAGTCTGAGTCACCACGTTTTCAAGCCATACTCCGTGTTACAAGTGTTCCTAGGAAGAGGTTTCCTGGTGATATCAAGAGTTTCTCTCATGAGTTGAATTCTAAAGGTGTACGTCCTTACCCATTTTGGAAGCCTCGAAGATTAAATAATTTGGAG GAGGTTTTGGCTATGATAAGAACTAAGTTTGACAAAGCAAAGGAAGAAGTGGATGCCGATCTGCATATTTTTGCAGCAGATTTGGTAGGAATTCTTGAAAAGAATGCCGAAACTCATCCGGATTGGCAGGAGACTATAGAGGACTTGCTGGTTCTGGCTCGGACTTGTGCTATGAGTTCTTCTGGTGAATTTTGGCTACAATGTGAAGGAATAGTGCAAGAATTGGATGACAGTCGTCAGGAACTTCCCATGGGCATGTTAAAGCAACTTCATACCCGAATCCTTTTTATTCTCACCAGATGCACTAGATTGTTGCAATTTCACAAAGAAAGTGGGTTGGCTGAGGATGAGCATGTATTCCCTATTCGTCAATCGCTACAGACAGCAGATAAACAAGTTCCTCAAGGTCCAGAGAAAGAAGAAATGCATCCAATAGATTTAAAAGTTAGTAAGCCTACATCTACAAGGAAGTTTTACAGTCAAGAGCAATCAGAATGGAAGAAAGACCATGCTGTACCAGTAAATTTACAACCTTTGCTTGCTGAAGCCACAAAGAACCTGGACTCTGCTGCCAGTAGAAACAGGATGGCATCTTGGAAGAAATTTCCTTCTCCTTCTGGGAAAAGCCCAAAACAAGCTGCCTCTGTAAAGGAGGAGAGTAGTGACAGTATCATGCAAGCTTCAAAAACACTAGGTAGTAGAGGAATCAGTGATGCTGAGCTAGCTACTGACAAGGTGCCCGAGCTTCCCTCTTCTAAAGATGCACATGCCACATCCATAAATCCTAAGCACCAACAAAAACCCTCCTGGGGGTATTGGGGAGATCAGCCAAGTGTATCTGATGAAAGTTCAATAATATGTCGCATTTGTGAGGAGGAGGTTCCTACTTTGCATGTTGAAGACCACTCTAGAATATGTGCCATTGCCGATCGATGTGATCAAAAGGGTCTAAGAGTCAATGAGCGCCTCACTAGAATTGCTGAAACTCTTGAGAAACTGATGGAATCTTTTTCAACAAAGGACATGCAACATGGTGCTGTAAGCCCAGATGGTGCTAAAGTATCTAACTCAAGTGTGACTGAAGAGTCCGAGCTTCTTTCTCCAAAATATAGTGACTGGTCCCGCAGGGGCTCTGAAGATATGCTAGACTGTTTTGCTGAACCCGATAATAGTACCACGGATGATATGAAAACTTCCATGTCATGTAAAACTCGATTTGGTCCAAAGTCTGATCAAGGAATGACAACATCATCAGCAGGCAGCATGACTCCTAGGTCACCATTAATGACACCACGCACGAGCCCAATAGACTTGCTATTGTCTGGAAAAGGTGCTTTCTCTGAACATGGTGATCTTCCTCAG ATGAATGAACTCGCTGATATCACTAAATGTGTAGCAAACACCCCTTTGGATGATGATCGCTCTTTGCAGTACCTGCTTTCTTGTCTTGAAGACTTGAAAGTTGTCACGGAACGTAGGAAGTTTGACTCCCTAACGGTAGAGACCTTTGGAGCTCGTATTGAGAAATTAATCAG GGAGAAGTATCTACAACTATGTGAACTAGTCGATGATGATAAAGTTGATATAACAAGCACTGTGATTGATGAAGATGCTCCGCTGGAAGATGATGTTTTGCGTAGTCTACGAAGTAGCCCAGTTCATTCTTCCAAAGACCGTACCTCGATAGATGACTTTGAGATCATAAAACCAATCAGTCGTGGTGCATTTGGTCGGGTGTTCCTGGCAAAAAAGAGAACAACAGGAGATCTATTTGCAATAAAG GTTCTTAAAAAAGCAGATATGATTCGCAAGAATGCAGTGGAGAGTATTTTAGCAGAACGTGATATATTGATATCTGTTCGCAATCCTTTTGTG GTCCGCTTCTTCTATTCATTCACTTGTCGTGATAATCTGTATCTGGTAATGGAGTACTTGAATGGGGGAGATCTTTATTCCATGTTGAGAAATCTAGGTTGCTTGGATGAAGATGTTGCTCGCATATATATTGCTGAAGTT GTGCTTGCTTTGGAGTATCTGCATTCTCTACGCGTGGTTCACCGTGATCTGAAACCAGATAATTTGTTAATTGCACATGATGGCCATATAAAG TTAACAGACTTTGGACTATCAAAAGTGGGTCTTATCAACAGCACTGCCACTGATGATTTGTCGGGTCCGGCCGTCAGTGGAACATCTTTAATGGATGAAGACGAACCACCATTATCTGCTTCGGAGCATCAACAAAAAAGGCGTAAAAAGCGGTCTGCTGTGGGTACCCCAGATTACTTAGCACCTGAGATTCTTCTTGGAACTGGGCATG GATTTACTGCTGATTGGTGGTCTGTGGGAGTTATATTATTCGAGTTGATTGTTGGCATCCCTCCTTTCAATGCTGAGCACCCTCAG AAAATATTTGACAACATTCTGAATCGGAAGATCCCTTGGCCTGAGGTGCCTGATGAAATGAGCTACGAGGCATTTGATTTGATCGATAG GTTATTAACTGAAGATCCTAATCAAAGACTTGGAGCTGTAGGAGCTTCAGAG GTCAAGGAGCATCCATTTTTCAGAGATATTAACTGGGATACACTTGCTAGGCAAAAG GCTGCTTTTGTTCCTGCATCAGATGGTGCAATGGATACTAGTTACTTTACTAGTCGCTACTCCTGGAATACTACAGACGAACATGTTTATGCAGGTAGTGATTTTGAGGATTCCAGTGACAATGGAAGCTTAAGTGGTAGCAGCAGTTGCCTAAGCAATAGGCGCGAAGAAGTG GGGGATGAATGTGGGGGACTTGCTGAATTTGACTTGAGCAATGATATCAATTACTCATTCAGCAATTTCTCATTTAAG AATCTTTCCCAGCTCGCATCCATCAACTACGACTTGCTCACCAAAGGTTGGAAAGATGATCCACCTACGAATTCCAGTACGTAA
- the LOC121808763 gene encoding probable inactive receptor kinase RLK902, whose product PPHATGRASAEVLGKGRFGTAYKAVLEVGTVVAVKRLKDVTISEKEFKDKIDSVGAMDHLNLVPLRAYYYSREEKLLVYNYMPMGSLSALLHGQPSANLGAGLTPLNLAMRSGIALGAGRGIEYLHQQGPGVSHGNIKSSNILLTKSHDARVSDFGMNHLVGPPSSPTRVAGYSAPEVTDPRRVSQWADVGVLLLELLTGKAPTHALLNEDGVDLPRWVQSVVREEWTSEVFDLELLRHQDLEEEMVQLLQLGIDCTAQYPDNRPSISQVAAGIEELRSSGLKGFEEQPDQVSETD is encoded by the exons CCACCCCATGCAACTGGGCGGGCGTCGGCGGAGGTGCTGGGGAAGGGGAGGTTTGGGACGGCGTACAAGGCGGTGCTGGAGGTGGGGACGGTGGTGGCAGTGAAGAGGCTCAAGGATGTGACCATTTcggagaaggagttcaaggacaaGATTGATAGTGTTGGAGCTATGGATCATCTGAATTTGGTGCCTCTTAGGGCTTACTACTATAGCAGGGAGGAGAAGCTTCTTGTCTATAACTACATGCCTATGGGAAGCCTTTCTGCACTTCTACATGGTCAGCCCTCTGCCAATCTT GGAGCTGGCCTGACGCCGTTGAACTTGGCGATGAGGTCCGGCATTGCCCTTGGAGCTGGACGTGGCATCGAATACCTCCACCAGCAAGGCCCCGGCGTCTCCCACGGCAACATAAAGTCATCCAACATCCTCCTCACCAAGTCACACGATGCACGCGTCTCAGACTTCGGCATGAACCATCTAGTCGGGCCCCCATCCTCCCCTACACGTGTTGCTGGCTACAGCGCCCCGGAGGTGACAGACCCCCGCAGAGTCTCCCAATGGGCTGATGTCGGTGTCCTCCTGCTGGAGCTGCTCACGGGGAAGGCGCCCACGCATGCCCTCTTGAATGAGGACGGTGTGGACCTGCCGCGGTGGGTGCAGTCTGTGGTTCGTGAGGAGTGGACCTCAGAGGTGTTCGACCTCGAGCTCCTCCGCCACCAGGATTTGGAGGAGGAGATGGTCCAGCTCCTCCAGCTCGGGATAGACTGCACGGCTCAGTACCCGGACAATCGGCCCTCGATCTCTCAGGTCGCAGCCGGTATCGAGGAGCTCCGGTCCTCCGGCTTGAAAGGCTTTGAAGAACAGCCTGATCAAGTGAGCGAAACAGATTGA